A single region of the Mercenaria mercenaria strain notata chromosome 6, MADL_Memer_1, whole genome shotgun sequence genome encodes:
- the LOC128557979 gene encoding uncharacterized protein LOC128557979, with product MHRIRKFLHNKEAYSLHKPVRRRFKRNHVISSGKDDLWMADLIDMVKFAKLNDGYKYILLVIDTFSKYVWLRPLKSKTGDEVAKAFKDIFTTISPAKLITDKGQEFRANKVQSLMREYDVKYFPTQNETKASTSERAILTIKSKLYRYFTHKDSYSYLPVLQDIANSYDHTYHRTIGMSPSEVTDTNQEEVRLATYFAQNGSRPKQDTKLKPFKFKVGNYVRISHLRNAFTRAYDETYTGEIYIIHKRYHRGTLPIYRLRDLQDEEIKGTFYESELQKMNYDPEQTFKIDKIIKTKGKGHNKQYFVKWKYYPKKFNSWVKASDIE from the exons ATGCACAGAATACGGAAATTCTTACATAACAAGGAAGCGTACAGTCTTCATAAACCAGTGAGAAGACGGTTTAAAAGAAACCATGTCATTAGCTCAGGGAAAGACGACTTATGGATGGCGGACTTGATCGATATGGTGAAGTTTGCCAAGTTAAACGATGGCTACAAGTATATCCTTCTGGTCATTGACACGTTTTCCAAGTACGTGTGGTTACGGCCGTTAAAATCGAAAACGGGTGACGAGGTGGCCAAGGCGTTTAAAGATATCTTCACAACAATATCTCCAGCAAAGCTCATCACAGACAAAG GTCAGGAATTTAGAGCAAATAAAGTCCAGTCACTGATGCGTGAATATGATGTCAAGTACTTTCCAACGCAGAATGAGACGAAAGCTTCCACATCTGAAAGAGCCATTTTAACCATCAAAAGTAAACTGTACCGATATTTCACCCACAAAGACAGTTATTCCTATTTGCCTGTCTTACAAGATATAGCAAACAGTTACGATCATACGTATCACAGAACGATAGGAATGTCACCATCAGAGGTAACAGACACAAACCAGGAGGAAGTGCGACTGGCCACCTACTTCGCCCAGAATGGATCACGTCCAAAACAAGACACAAAACTCAAACCATTCAAATTCAAAGTCGGGAATTATGTGAGAATCAGTCATCTGCGAAATGCTTTTACGCGCGCTTATGACGAAACTTACACGGGCGAGATCTACATAATTCACAAGAGATATCACCGAGGAACTTTACCGATCTACAGACTCCGTGATTTACAAGACGAGGAAATTAAAGGAACATTTTATGAATCTGAACTGCAAAAAATGAACTATGACCCCGAACAgacttttaaaattgataaaatcattaaaacgAAAGGCAAAGGACATAATAAACAGTATTTTGTGAAATGGAAATATTATCCCAAAAAGTTTAATAGCTGGGTGAAAGCCAGTGACATAGAATAG